From Acinetobacter lwoffii, a single genomic window includes:
- the rpoC gene encoding DNA-directed RNA polymerase subunit beta' — translation MKDLLDIMRKKTDSDGHAPVEFDRIRIGLASPEMIKSWSHGEVKKPETINYRTFKPERDGLFCAKIFGPVKDYECLCGKYKRMKYKGVICEKCGVEVTTAKVRRERMGHIELASPVAHIWFLKSLPSRIGLLLDMTLRDIERVLYFESYVVTDPGMTPFEKYQLLNDEEYFNALEEHGDEFTAKMGAEAVQDLLKDIDLEAEIARLREEIPVTTSETKLKKASKRLKLMEAFNDSNNKPEWMVLTVLPVLPPDLRPLVPLEGGRFATSDLNDLYRRVINRNNRLKRLLDLAAPDIIVRNEKRMLQESVDALLDNGRRGRAITGSNKRPLKSLADMIKGKQGRFRQNLLGKRVDYSGRSVITVGPNLRLHQCGLPKKMALELFKPFIFAKLQASGQATTIKAAKKMVERETPEVWDVLAHVIRQHPVMLNRAPTLHRLGLQAFEPILIEGKAIRLHPLVCAAFNADFDGDQMAVHVPLTLEAQLEARALMMSTNNILSPANGEPIIVPSQDVVLGLYYITRDAINAKGEGMVFADTHEVNRALATGQVDLHARVKARVHQTVIDEDGNREQQTIIVDTTPGRCLLWEVVPEGMDFQQINVEMTKKNISKLINSCYRKLGLKDTVIFADQLMYLGFRQATRSGVSVGMEDMVIPPQKQAIIGKAEAEVREIEQQFEQGFVTAGERYNKVVDIWARTNDQVAKAMMDNLSFTTVKNKQGEDEKQKSFNSIYMMSDSGARGSAAQIRQLAGMRGLMAKPDGSIIETPIKANFREGLTVLQYFISTHGARKGLADTALKTANSGYLTRRLVDVAQDLVITEPDCGTYDGLVMTPFIQGGDVIENLGARVLGRVVAEDVKRVGTDEVLLPRNTLIDEKLATFIESQGVDEIKVRSVVNCASTFGVCAKCYGRDLARGHQVNPGESVGVMAAQSIGEPGTQLTMRTFHVGGAASRTSAANSVQVRNQGTVRFHNVKTVQHAKGHLVSTSRSGEIGIADDLGRERERYKLPYGASILLKDGEAVEAGGIVATWDPHTHPLVTEVAGKVRFSQIADGVTVTSKTDDATGMSTIEILPVTSRPASGKDLRPAVVLDTVDGGEQFYFLPQNTILSVRDGETIGVGDVIGRVPQETSRTRDITGGLPRVADLFEARKPKEHAILAEVSGVVSFGKETKGKNRLVITPDDGSEIYEELIPKWRTINVFEGEHVNRGETISDGPQNPHDILRLKGEVALTNYIVNEVQDVYRLQGVKINDKHIEVIVRQMLRKVDITDGGDTSFIKGEQVDYIRVVQENQAVLAQNKFPAKFERQLMGITKASLSTDSFISAASFQETTRVLTEAAVTGKEDDLRGLKENVVVGRLIPAGTGLAYHLERRRQEAEAAEFELHNDFSDVDQALSQAFNEEF, via the coding sequence TTGAAAGACTTGCTCGATATCATGCGCAAAAAGACGGATTCAGACGGTCATGCTCCAGTAGAGTTTGACCGCATCCGTATTGGTCTTGCGTCACCAGAAATGATTAAGTCATGGTCTCACGGTGAAGTTAAAAAGCCAGAAACCATTAACTATCGTACGTTCAAGCCTGAACGTGATGGTTTGTTCTGTGCCAAAATCTTTGGTCCAGTGAAAGATTACGAATGCTTGTGTGGTAAATACAAGCGTATGAAATACAAAGGCGTCATTTGTGAAAAATGTGGCGTTGAAGTAACAACTGCGAAAGTTCGTCGTGAACGTATGGGTCACATCGAGCTAGCATCTCCAGTTGCACACATCTGGTTCTTGAAATCATTGCCTAGCCGTATCGGTCTATTATTAGACATGACGCTACGTGATATTGAACGTGTATTGTATTTCGAATCTTATGTAGTGACCGATCCGGGTATGACTCCATTTGAGAAATACCAGCTTCTAAACGATGAAGAATACTTCAATGCATTAGAAGAACACGGTGATGAATTCACAGCGAAAATGGGTGCTGAAGCGGTTCAAGACTTGTTGAAAGACATCGATCTTGAAGCTGAAATTGCGCGTCTTCGTGAAGAAATTCCTGTTACAACTTCAGAAACCAAGCTGAAAAAAGCGTCTAAGCGTTTGAAGTTGATGGAAGCATTCAACGATTCGAACAACAAGCCAGAATGGATGGTGTTAACTGTACTTCCAGTTCTTCCACCAGATCTACGTCCGCTTGTACCACTTGAAGGTGGTCGTTTCGCGACTTCTGACCTGAACGATCTTTATCGTCGTGTGATCAACCGTAACAACCGTTTGAAGCGTCTTCTTGACCTTGCAGCGCCAGACATCATCGTACGTAACGAAAAACGTATGTTACAAGAGTCTGTAGATGCATTGCTGGATAACGGTCGTCGTGGTCGTGCAATTACCGGTTCGAACAAGCGTCCGCTTAAATCTTTGGCAGACATGATCAAAGGTAAGCAAGGTCGTTTCCGTCAAAACTTACTTGGTAAGCGTGTTGACTACTCTGGTCGTTCGGTAATTACTGTTGGTCCAAACCTGCGTTTGCATCAATGTGGTCTTCCGAAGAAAATGGCACTTGAACTGTTCAAGCCATTCATTTTCGCGAAACTACAAGCTTCTGGTCAAGCAACTACCATTAAAGCTGCGAAGAAAATGGTTGAGCGTGAAACCCCAGAAGTTTGGGACGTTCTTGCTCACGTGATTCGTCAACATCCAGTAATGTTGAACCGTGCGCCAACACTTCACCGTCTGGGTCTTCAAGCATTTGAACCGATCCTGATCGAAGGTAAAGCGATCCGTCTACACCCACTCGTATGTGCTGCGTTTAACGCCGACTTCGATGGTGACCAAATGGCGGTACACGTACCATTAACACTTGAAGCTCAGCTTGAAGCTCGTGCGTTAATGATGTCGACGAATAACATCTTGTCTCCAGCGAATGGTGAGCCAATCATCGTACCGTCTCAGGACGTTGTCTTGGGCTTGTATTACATCACGCGTGATGCAATCAATGCCAAAGGTGAAGGCATGGTGTTCGCGGATACTCACGAAGTAAACCGTGCACTGGCAACAGGTCAGGTTGATCTACACGCTCGCGTTAAAGCACGTGTACACCAGACTGTCATCGACGAAGACGGTAACCGTGAACAGCAAACCATTATTGTAGATACGACGCCTGGTCGCTGCCTGCTTTGGGAAGTTGTACCTGAAGGGATGGATTTCCAGCAAATTAACGTTGAGATGACCAAGAAAAACATCTCGAAGTTAATTAACTCTTGCTACCGTAAATTGGGTCTGAAAGATACTGTTATCTTCGCTGACCAATTGATGTACTTGGGCTTCCGTCAGGCGACGCGTTCAGGTGTATCTGTCGGTATGGAAGACATGGTTATTCCACCGCAAAAACAAGCAATTATTGGTAAAGCGGAAGCTGAAGTTCGTGAAATCGAACAACAGTTCGAACAAGGTTTCGTAACTGCCGGCGAACGTTATAACAAAGTGGTCGATATTTGGGCACGTACCAATGACCAGGTTGCTAAAGCGATGATGGACAACTTGTCTTTCACTACTGTGAAGAACAAACAGGGTGAAGACGAGAAGCAAAAATCATTCAACTCGATCTACATGATGTCTGACTCGGGTGCCCGTGGTTCGGCAGCTCAGATTCGTCAGTTGGCGGGTATGCGTGGTTTGATGGCGAAGCCGGATGGCTCGATCATTGAAACCCCAATTAAAGCGAACTTCCGTGAAGGTTTGACCGTACTTCAGTACTTCATCTCGACACACGGTGCGCGTAAAGGTTTGGCCGATACAGCACTGAAAACTGCGAACTCGGGTTACTTGACTCGTCGTTTGGTAGACGTTGCGCAGGACTTGGTTATTACCGAGCCAGATTGTGGTACTTATGACGGTCTGGTAATGACTCCGTTCATTCAAGGTGGCGATGTCATCGAAAACCTGGGTGCACGAGTATTGGGTCGTGTGGTTGCTGAAGATGTGAAACGTGTAGGTACAGACGAAGTTCTGCTTCCACGTAATACGTTAATTGACGAGAAACTGGCAACGTTTATCGAAAGCCAAGGTGTCGACGAAATTAAAGTACGTTCAGTCGTGAACTGTGCGTCTACCTTCGGTGTATGTGCGAAATGTTACGGTCGTGACCTAGCACGCGGTCACCAGGTGAACCCGGGTGAGTCTGTTGGTGTAATGGCAGCTCAATCGATTGGTGAGCCAGGTACACAGTTAACAATGCGTACCTTCCACGTCGGTGGTGCTGCGAGCCGAACTTCTGCTGCAAACAGTGTACAAGTTCGTAACCAAGGTACAGTACGTTTCCACAACGTGAAAACAGTACAACATGCCAAAGGTCATTTGGTGTCGACTTCACGTTCAGGTGAAATCGGTATTGCGGATGATTTAGGTCGTGAGCGCGAGCGCTATAAACTGCCTTACGGTGCGTCTATCTTGCTGAAAGATGGCGAAGCTGTAGAAGCAGGCGGTATTGTGGCGACTTGGGATCCGCATACACATCCATTGGTAACAGAAGTTGCTGGTAAAGTACGTTTCAGCCAGATTGCTGATGGCGTGACGGTTACTTCTAAAACTGATGATGCAACAGGTATGTCAACCATCGAAATCTTGCCAGTGACTTCACGTCCTGCGTCAGGTAAAGATTTGCGTCCTGCTGTTGTGTTAGACACAGTAGATGGTGGTGAACAGTTCTACTTCCTGCCACAGAATACGATTCTTTCTGTTCGCGATGGCGAAACGATTGGTGTCGGTGATGTCATCGGTCGTGTACCACAAGAAACTTCACGTACCCGTGATATTACCGGTGGTCTGCCGCGTGTAGCTGACTTGTTCGAAGCACGTAAGCCGAAAGAGCATGCAATCCTTGCAGAAGTGTCGGGTGTTGTAAGCTTTGGTAAAGAGACCAAAGGTAAGAACCGTCTGGTGATTACGCCGGATGATGGCTCTGAGATTTATGAAGAGCTGATTCCGAAATGGCGTACCATTAACGTGTTCGAAGGCGAACATGTGAACCGTGGTGAAACTATTTCTGATGGTCCACAGAACCCGCACGATATCTTACGTTTGAAAGGCGAAGTTGCGCTTACAAACTACATCGTGAACGAAGTTCAGGACGTATACCGTCTGCAAGGTGTAAAAATCAACGACAAGCATATTGAAGTCATCGTACGTCAAATGCTGCGTAAAGTTGATATCACTGATGGTGGCGATACCAGCTTCATCAAAGGCGAACAAGTGGATTACATCCGCGTTGTTCAAGAAAACCAAGCAGTTCTTGCACAAAACAAGTTCCCTGCGAAGTTTGAACGTCAAT